A segment of the Raphanus sativus cultivar WK10039 unplaced genomic scaffold, ASM80110v3 Scaffold2896, whole genome shotgun sequence genome:
AAGCTTCGGATGCTCCTTCCAATGCATTAAACCATAATCTCTTCTCTTATCACGGTATGGTGCAAGTTTTTTGTTACTTGGTTCATCTGCCATATTTAGTGTTTCATCTTATAACTCCTTTTGTTTCACTGTTTATGTTTCTCTTTATAGCATACCGGAAATTTAATGCTGATACTGCTCTCAATGACAACTCTCGCAAGCTAGGTAACCTCAGCTTTTGGTGTGATCTTAAATCTTTAGAAAAGCTTTGATCTTAATCATTTGGTTATGTCATCAGATAAAAAGACTAAGAGCTCTAAGGAGGATGCAGTGTTCTCCGAAGATACACCACCTCTCGAGTTTAGAGAAGGTGATGCATTCTTGGAACAGATACTTCTGAAGATCGAAGCAGCAAAGCTAGAAGTGCGTAACTTGAAGAACCGAGTAGACAAAGTGATGAATGAGAATCCAAGTAGGTTCTCTTTGGACGACACAGTGATTATGCTTGGATCTGCTGATGTAGTCACCGGCTCGGAGCAGCAAAATCCTGAACCGGTTATCAAAAACGAAGATGAGAACCCGGTCAtttctaaagaagaagaagaagaaccagccAAGTCTGCTTCTGTTTCATCTCATCACGACAAAGCACCTGAAGAAGACGACGGGAACACAGATATTTTGCTGTCGGATATGATTGCTTCAAGGAAAAGAGGAGGGAAAGCTATTGTTCCCGACAAGAAAGTGGAGAAGACAGAACAAGCTGCTGTTGAGGAAGGTCCATCGAGACCTGTAAGTTTTTCTCAGCGgaacatttaaaaataacttaCTATATCTTTTGGTCTCATGTGCTCTTTTAAAACTCAATGCAGGTCAGGAAAAGAAAACCACGCAATCTTGACGTGGAGGTAAAGGAAGGGACTAGCAACCCAAAGAAACGTAGAGTTTCAAGAGAGAAGCCAAAGACAAATGTTACAATGGCTTCTAGGCTTAAGCTTCCTAGCAGGAAGAGAAAGGGAGGGAAAAGAAGGGCAGGAGGAGGCTCTGCTGGGTTAAGAAGAAGATCCTAAAAACATCCTCTTAAGCTTTAAAGTACAGATATAATATGTGTGTTGATTCTTGTGTGTTAAAAAGCTCATCACCAAATCTATTCAAACTCATGATGTTGTTTTATG
Coding sequences within it:
- the LOC130494778 gene encoding uncharacterized protein LOC130494778 yields the protein MMESKESNGDVSVKEEIEALPKDIVERSMRCSSNFEDHSFDNVEDHCGGGGEGDEIKEGEEEEEVDVVECSVVNGNNNRVDVSECDDGNGTDEYSSSFSGTVSEHESDKSGFNDQEADSMMCTDTSIPFYMRKKKLTDHWRKFIQPIMWRCKWVELKIKELQNQAQMYDKEVKETSQAKQLELENLKSEEVVGVKALPRLPCHTQKTQLKKRHKRKRVEEASDAPSNALNHNLFSYHAYRKFNADTALNDNSRKLDKKTKSSKEDAVFSEDTPPLEFREGDAFLEQILLKIEAAKLEVRNLKNRVDKVMNENPSRFSLDDTVIMLGSADVVTGSEQQNPEPVIKNEDENPVISKEEEEEPAKSASVSSHHDKAPEEDDGNTDILLSDMIASRKRGGKAIVPDKKVEKTEQAAVEEGPSRPVRKRKPRNLDVEVKEGTSNPKKRRVSREKPKTNVTMASRLKLPSRKRKGGKRRAGGGSAGLRRRS